From one Leishmania panamensis strain MHOM/PA/94/PSC-1 chromosome 11 sequence genomic stretch:
- a CDS encoding hypothetical protein (TriTrypDB/GeneDB-style sysID: LpmP.11.0300) codes for MEVAAAARAAAASPLPSRTTEVLVALAHRADRAQRELITTHHAFVSSRTQRLHGALSIAVAHAQQVLRALEAVREQRDRERHQGHQQRSGPSASPSTQAAPPSAESPAPTKEEHQLHMRLEKARIDLRRVLPRSVAKVEDTSNVCEGDRTSTSDQSAARTAAALRSLLHTRSMLSVELKKMDTAVQGLAGSSESLATLQQSLQDVHSSMEMAQRMVRTLLRVQSRDDLLLRVSAVLFVLVVLYVVAQRVFRLFPTTVYVTVAEA; via the coding sequence ATGGaggtggctgccgcagcacgcgctgcggcagcgtcgccgttgccgtcgcgAACGACTGAGGTACTTGTCGCCCTGGCTCACCGTGCGGACCGGGCACAACGCGAGCTCATCACAACGCACCACGCCTTCGTGTCGAGTCGtacgcagcgcctgcacggTGCCCTCTCGATTGCGgttgcacacgcgcagcaggtgcTTCGGGCATTAGAGGCGGTGCGAGAGCAGCGGGACCGTGAGCGACACCAgggacaccagcagcggtcAGGGCCTtcggcctctccctctactcaggctgcaccaccttctgCGGAGAGTCCGGCACCGACGAAAGAGGAGCACCAACTGCACATGCGATTGGAGAAGGCCCGTATCGACCTTCGCCGCGTGCTTCCGCGCTCTGTGGCTAAAGTCGAGGACACGAGCAACGTCTGCGAGGGTGACAGGACGTCCACCTCAGATCAATCGGCCGCCAggaccgcggcggcgcttcgcTCGCTGCTCCACACGCGCTCCATGCTTTCGGTGGAGCTCAAGAAGATGGACACGGCGGTGCAGGGGCTTGCCGGCTCCAGTGAGTCTCTCGCGACTCTTCAGCAGTCACTGCAAGATGTGCACTCATCGATGgagatggcgcagcgcatgGTGCGTACACTGCTGAGAGTGCAGTCACGCGAcgatctgctgctgcgcgtgtctgcCGTGCTGTTCGTACTGGTGGTGCTCTAcgtcgtggcgcagcgggtATTTCGCCTGTTTCCTACCACTGTGTACGTCACCGTGGCCGAGGCGTGA
- a CDS encoding hypothetical protein (TriTrypDB/GeneDB-style sysID: LpmP.11.0310), translating into MPSYPPRASQQRLPPASYTFAHDDVNAFRLRPVSYANTTAAPPSVAATSISSLPHLQISTRDKATATTTTTRSLAKAGPEHHSRRAAQPTTAAALISGIEAIRVPPVAAPRVYAALVPARVQPNRNNNSGNADASQQTAKLSSPPGAEASATGGVYLSLHDALVSLPVAATECIVAPDLSPTETRQMALWMRSTPSFTSSTESTYAAKASFNHPLHRWWHERQTIRLHHRHVAALDEELSPVLEQAVRGLLTAEEHHWQLEIQRQQQQTSRVPPTPSAESPVPLHKMAALLQALQVVLHQTSTSFIEAQDSKATAAVATVKDTLGGDHDAGRHTALANTSSRSTEEADEVEAQQALSEAQRHEVLQAALNTERALAEEVKRQAPTDLPTRDGVSVVTLPCDSPVPASILRLEAAVSVALLSSMIEKAEACVPGMEFAGHLFRQYILPHVYTDYAGWAAVRPRLGTLSEQVTHLATLPLRVQQQQSLTGAAVQAQADTSYLEGIVKSWTMRAWVHQVIQQRQSLARQVATERVVARLRGRVRLQSVFSAWRQEVQRRQQRVREARMEAAYINFLNESRLSAQQDSQAHLGNAATVATALLICSPQPSAPPVAAMQSRGQQQESGQGVQEPTAGSREGSSTTGVLVSAASTVVDTRVGWAQASLPLPLGRPRHDSHAAKRKGAGHSRVPLSFMRQKAGGQESARQPPQQGVGAAGAGDSHGSSAPADKDSVSREKGSGGGGVMEKYIVRDASSEDQDEGSSEENDAIDGAGTLTQLVYLESRADETHEDNRSYHARSTAPYMYATSGINASMAETTTSRDDDSAGVPEHPLFQAMLAKLREMDHANLYLRTELTVQSRRLRKIEAANSGLRQRNRQLEEGTLQLLRDKLEALNTTQEQLMTITQKNRRLQHLQSRLRAHRHRPWQSTVLRVVGDMCEVSTAAAEDADEARVQADRYGTGDSFNDDDKCGEDERRNASSQATKSGMAAEATVDGQRAAATMPRAPHLMSSHASSPGSERDEERLFSRIAPTVLRSTCQLPDALIILADWANSCLDDLQCLDDMKDGPLAERFSSFSEEARSGVLLSRLLYYLALPRYRTTTSAAEVKPGITSQSGMDNLAGARLDGIDRRRQLLEQHGVQLNPPFPVYAECFGDLLAMPPAECMSHLLTFATELMTGQDVTAQQQDEMWWMNSTNSENSNSQPSVDARLSTAEAGDARRSLRAAAAPPPTLSAPLPLHTVVDPYAVVRGERSAVITLISLLYVRFAHPFHHKSRQNAKRERSALLHLWSGGQATAAELNGTTTDGLRDATRGGENPAEVGATLALVQPTGYSIEADMLRQLPTEDKTPWQLFRERCLPVFGTQAHPFLLRGGFWPSDAFESPELAAMLSNLAMALRRSLELHRWHVTLSCLVPVRTYGGLSRGVFTGPCASAPALLLGLRQDGKEILSIKHPLIRQCVEQRQKAYLDALASETLVASLTSMDDGTAKLQTHQGQLIDATTETESLTYAITGVWQNDLLSLFVQRATLSAHLALPVLDLGSWRMLCSDLGLISMASSEREDFAVHDTAKLRRHKSGQSPMPMQSLRTRDPGPQLQAVDMEVVTELFQRAVMAVSFARGEVDPAVLQPARAAGDASPKMAPGAAEEHSEGDGRPRRSPQPSVQQHALPDIQMDMTYASFVIALVLLAHRLYPSFTPATLESIVALPASSTATFVGSKECSAFASSDDGLLGWPASLTQGGDETNPSHHIFSSKPTYCSLMKALGRMMQDFVLPSSAAHLQAADPRFILHQLTRGVKTQAVLQNSAPALLLVYQAYSKEVLGEPGMVRKDVLRLLRDAMLTSTELSQYLIYELFSKCSVLRQANEEVAITNRKEADRLARLSSGLDNLPSSSRRPLYRAVRIVDPGTATDSADAPARQRRRTQVLTFEGFCDLLCVLCGFKQPNVFDPFEERLRSFLHHSLLRPLMHMVPSLGPLLSYSQLSGASSNASVVPGAPGTGNLDSDGISRSPGGKGSSGASGARASSSQRRRA; encoded by the coding sequence ATGCCCTCCTACCCGCCACGCGCttcacagcagcggctgccccCCGCGTCGTATACGTTTGCTCATGACGATGTAAATGCCTTCCGCCTGCGCCCGGTGTCCTATGCGAACACGACGGCCGCCCCGCCGAGCGTGGCAGCGACGTCCATATCGTCACTGCCTCATCTACAAATATCGACCAGAGATAAAGCTACggcgacgacaacaacaacacgcaGTCTCGCTAAGGCTGGGCCGGAGCACCACAGTCGAAGGGCAGCTCAACCCACTACCGCCGCAGCGTTAATAAGCGGCATTGAAGCAATACGCGTGCCACCTGTAGCAGCCCCGCGCGTCTACGCAGCCCTCGTCCCTGCTCGTGTCCAGCCCAACAggaacaacaacagcggTAATGCCGATGCAAGCCAGCAGACAGCAAAACTGTCTTCGCCGCCTGGTGCTGAGGCCAGCGCTACTGGCGGCGTGTATTTATCGCTCCATGACGCCCTCGTGAGCTTGCCAGTGGCAGCCACGGAGTGCATTGTGGCACCAGACCTGAGCCCCACCGAGACACGGCAGATGGCGCTGTGGATGCGCAGTACGCCaagcttcacctcctccacagaaTCGACTTATGCCGCGAAGGCATCCTTCAATCACCCGCTGCACCGGTGGTGGCATGAGCGACAGACAATACgactccaccaccgccatgtGGCAGCCCTCGACGAGGAGCTGAGTCCGGTTCTCGAGCAAGCGGTACGAGGATTACTGACGGCGGAAGAGCACCACTGGCAGCTGGAGATTCAGcgccagcaacagcaaacgAGTCGGGTGCCCCCGACACCGTCGGCGGAATCCCCAGTGCCACTTCACAAGATGGCGGCGCtactgcaggcgctgcaggtggtCCTTCATCAGACAAGCACCTCTTTCATAGAGGCCCAGGACAGCaaggccaccgccgcagtcgccACCGTGAAGGACACGCTCGGTGGAGACCACGACGCAGGACGGCATACCGCTCTCGCAAACACTTCAAGCCGCTCCACGGAGGAAGCGGATGAAGTAGAGGCCCAGCAGGCACTGTCGGAGGCGCAGCGtcacgaggtgctgcaggccgCCCTCAACACGGAGCGCGCACTGGCGGAGGAAGTGAAGCGACAAGCGCCAACGGACTTGCCAACCAGGGATGGCGTCTCCGTCGTCACTCTCCCCTGCGACAGCCCCGTCCCTGCCTCTATTCTGCGACTGGAGGCAGCAGTCAGTGTCGCGCTGCTCTCCAGCATGATtgagaaggcggaggcatGCGTGCCAGGCATGGAATTCGCCGGTCACCTCTTCCGACAGTACATTCTCCCTCACGTGTACACTGATTACGCTGGGTGGGCAGCTGTGCGGCCGCGACTGGGGACGCTGAGCGAGCAGGTCACGCACCTTGCCACCCTGCCactgcgcgtgcagcagcaacagagtCTGACAGGTGCAGCGGTACAGGCCCAGGCCGACACCAGTTACCTTGAGGGCATCGTGAAGTCGTGGACAATGCGTGCTTGGGTACACCAAGTCATACAGCAGCGCCAGTCCCTCGCTAGGCAAGTCGCAACGGAGCGCGTCGTCGCCCGACTGCGGGGACGCGTTCGTTTGCAGTCGGTGTtcagcgcgtggcggcaagaggtgcagcgcaggcagcagcgtgtgcggGAAGCACGCATGGAGGCGGCGTACATCAATTTTCTCAACGAGTCGAGGCTCTCAGCGCAGCAGGACAGCCAAGCACACCTGGGCAATGCAGCGACAGTGGCAACGGCTCTACTCATATGTAGTCCCCAACCCTCAGCTCCACCCGTTGCTGCCATGCAGTCTCGTggtcagcagcaggagagcgGGCAAGGGGTGCAGGAACCTACGGCTGGCAGCCGTGAAGGATCTTCAACAACGGGCGTCCTTGTCAGTGCCGCGTCCACGGTGGTGGACACCCGTGTAGGATGGGCGCAGGCGTCCCTGCCGCTTCCTCTCGGTCGCCCTCGCCACGACAGCCACGCCGCAAAGCGGAAGGGTGCGGGCCACAGTCGTGTTCCTCTCTCATTTATGCGGCAGAAGGCCGGCGGTCAGGAGTCGGCACGGCAGCCCCCGCAGCAGGGAGTAGGGGcggctggcgctggcgactcgcatggcagcagcgcccccGCAGACAAGGACTCCGTTtcgagagagaagggaagcgGGGGAGGTGGCGTGATGGAGAAGTACATTGTGCGTGACGCCAGCAGCGAAGACCAGGATGAGGGCAGTAGTGAGGAGAACGACGCCATCGATGGCGCCGGCACGCTGACACAGCTCGTCTACCTTGAGTCTCGCGCAGACGAAACCCACGAGGACAACAGGTCGTACCACGCGCGCTCTACAGCGCCATACATGTACGCCACGTCTGGCATCAACGCATCCATGGCGGAGACTACTACTAGCcgagacgacgacagcgcggGCGTCCCGGAgcaccctctcttccagGCGATGCTAGCGAAGCTGCGCGAAATGGATCACGCCAACTTGTATCTCCGCACAGAGCTGACCGTGCAATCACGACGACTGCGCAAGATCGAAGCTGCAAACAGTGGCCTGCGTCAGCGGAATCGGCAGCTGGAGGAAGGAacgctgcagcttctgcgcgACAAGCTGGAGGCACTCAATACCACACAAGAGCAACTCATGACAATCACGCAGAAGAACCGTCGGTTACAGCACTTGCAATCTCGCTTGCGCgcccaccggcaccgccctTGGCAAAGCACCGTACTGCGCGTTGTCGGAGACATGTGCGAGGtatcgacagcagcagcggaagatGCCGACGAGGCGCGCGTGCAGGCGGATCGCTACGGCACAGGGGACAGCTTCAATGACGATGACAAGtgcggcgaggacgagcgCAGAAACGCTTCGTCTCAAGCCACCAAGTCCGGCATGGCAGCTGAGGCGACGGTGGATGGGCAAAGGGCGGCAGCCACTATGCCAAGGGCGCCTCACCTCATGAGCAGCCACGCTTCTTCGCCAGGCAGTGAAAGAGATGAGGAGCGGCTGTTCAGCCGCATCGCTCCGACTGTGCTGCGCTCCACTTGTCAGCTCCCTGACGCCCTCATCATCCTCGCAGACTGGGCCAACAGCTGCCTCGACGACTTGCAGTGCCTTGACGACATGAAGGATGGCCCTCTTGCCgagcgcttcagcagcttcagcgAGGAGGCCCGGAGCGGGGTACTGCTCAGTCGGCTTCTCTACTACCTCGCCCTTCCGCGGTACCGCACCACGACGTCGGCTGCCGAGGTGAAACCTGGCATCACCAGCCAGTCGGGCATGGACAACCTTGCCGGAGCCAGGCTGGATGGCATCGATCGCCGGcgtcagctgctggagcaacACGGCGTGCAACTCAACCCACCCTTTCCCGTATATGCCGAATGCTTTGGTGACTTGCTGGCCATGCCACCTGCGGAGTGCATGTCTCACCTTCTCACCTTCGCGACAGAGCTCATGACTGGCCAAGACGtcacggcgcagcagcaggacgaAATGTGGTGGATGAACTCTACAAACAGTGAGAACAGCAATAGTCAGCCCAGTGTTGACGCTCGTCTGAGcacggcggaggcgggggaTGCGAGGCGGTCGCTGcgagccgccgcggcgccgccacctaCGCTGTCAGCGCCGTTACCGCTCCACACCGTGGTCGACCCGTACGCTGTCGTGCGCGGTGAGAGGTCAGCTGTCATCACACTCATTTCTCTTCTGTACGTCCGCTTTGCACATCCCTTCCACCATAAGAGTCGTCAGAACGCGAAGCGAGAGCGaagtgcactgctgcacctctgGAGTGGCGGTCAAGCGACGGCGGCCGAGCTCaacggcaccaccaccgacggTCTCCGAGATGCCACACGAGGGGGCGAGAACCCGGCAGAGGTGGGGGCGACGCTTGCACTGGTACAGCCGACTGGCTACTCGATCGAAGCCGACATGCTGCGTCAGCTGCCGACAGAGGACAAGACGCCGTGGCAGCTCTTCCGTGAGCGTTGCCTTCCCGTATTcggcacacaggcacaccccTTTCTGCTCCGGGGCGGCTTCTGGCCAAGTGATGCATTCGAGAGCCCTGAGCTAGCCGCGATGCTGAGCAACCTCgccatggcgctgcgccgctcgctggagctgcaccgctggCACGTTACGCTCAGCTGCCTAGTGCCAGTGCGCACATACGGCGGGCTGAGCCGTGGAGTCTTCACCGGGCCGTGCGCGTCAgccccggcgctgctgctggggctcCGTCAGGATGGCAAGGAAATCCTCTCCATCAAGCACCCGCTCATCCGTCAATGCGTGGAGCAGCGACAGAAGGCCTACCTGGACGCGCTGGCGAGCGAGACCCTCGtcgcctctctcacctccATGGATGATGGAACAGCCAAACTGCAGACGCACCAAGGGCAGCTGATCGACGCCACCACCGAGACAGAGTCTCTGACGTATGCCATCACTGGTGTTTGGCAGAACgatcttctctcgctcttcgtgCAGCGCGCTACCCTCTCTGCCCATCTCGCACTTCCGGTTCTCGACCTCGGCAGCTGGCGCATGCTGTGTAGTGATCTCGGTCTGATCAGCATGGCTAGctcagagagggaggactTCGCCGTGCACGATACTGCGAAGCTCAGGAGACACAAATCGGGTCAGTCACCGATGCCGATGCAGTCTCTGAGGACACGCGACCCAGGGCCTCAGCTGCAGGCAGTGGACATGGAGGTGGTGACAGAGCTCTTTCAACGCGCCGTCATGGCGGTGTCGTTTGCCCGTGGTGAAGTGGACCCAGCAGTACTGCAGCCGGCACGGGCTGCCGGAGATGCGTCGCCGAAGATGGCGCCAGGGGCTGCAGAGGAACACAGCGAGGGTGACGGAAGGCCGCGTCGATCGCCGCAGCcatcggtgcagcagcacgcgctaCCCGACATACAGATGGACATGACGTACGCGTCGTTTGTGATcgcactggtgctgctggcgcatcGTCTGTACCCGTCCTTCACTCCTGCCACTCTAGAAAGCATAGTAGCGCTACCAGCATCCTCAACAGCGACCTTTGTCGGCAGCAAGGAGTGCAGCGCCTTCGCAAGTAGCGACGACGGGCTGCTCGGGTGGCCAGCCTCTCTCACCCAGGGCGGCGACGAAACGAACCCCAGCCACCATATTTTTAGCAGCAAACCAACCTACTGCTCCCTTATGAAGGCTTTGGGACGGATGATGCAAGACTTTGTGCTACCGAGCTCCGCTGCTCACTTGCAGGCTGCCGATCCTCGTTTTATTCTCCACCAGCTCACGCGCGGCGTCAAGACACAGGCAGTACTGCAGAATAGCGCCCCGGCGCTGCTTCTTGTGTACCAGGCGTATAGCAAGGAGGTTTTGGGGGAGCCAGGGATGGTGCGCAAGGATGtgcttcggctgctgcgcgatgcgATGCTCACCAGCACCGAGCTCTCACAGTATCTCATCTACGAGCTCTTTTCCAAGTgctcggtgctgcgccaggcgaacgaggaggtggccaTAACCAACCGCAAGGAGGCCGATCGACTGGCGCGCCTCAGCAGCGGTCTCGACAACCTCCCGTCATCGTCACGACGGCCACTCTACCGTGCGGTGCGCATCGTCGATCcaggcaccgccaccgactCTGCAGATGCGCCTGcaaggcagcggaggcgcacGCAAGTTCTCACCTTCGAGGGCTTCTGTGATTTACTGTGCGTCCTATGCGGCTTTAAGCAGCCAAACGTGTTTGACCCATTCGAGGAGCGCCTGCGCTCTTTCCTGCaccactcgctgctgcggccgctgATGCACATGGTGCCTAGTCTGGGGCCGTTGCTGTCATACTCGCAGTTAAGTGGAGCGTCGAGCAACGCTTCGGTTGTTCCTGGTGCACCAGGGACTGGTAATctcgacagcgacggcatcTCCAGAAGCCCAGGCGGCAAGGGCAGTAGTGGTGCAAGTGGCGCTCGCGCCTCGTCCTCACAGCGGCGGAGGGCGTGA
- a CDS encoding DNA repair and recombination helicase protein PIF2, putative (TriTrypDB/GeneDB-style sysID: LpmP.11.0320) has protein sequence MDVTLLESNTHIKDQLVEALAPPAAAEYAEWLRQQRYDDSVSDTETATAALMASERCIDPGEDTSLQEALNAELFADVSRAIRKQQWYRPHSKKAKRGKAAVVVPSNHAETKGDRFTDAARLSEVPPSREGVVPTPAAHSAPSPPPDEGPDGAVGGALPSPHHKASTVSFRAPRGDGETAQTVGSDALVYNIFTRRVAKASSTSIRSLALMGIGVDQTTRELCVTDGEALRNLAGALRAHHVSWPQLWSRGPLYRQIERLLSDATVEDPVERVAGLLKLQYNRSHLQWQKPGLVVCGDAAGSVQAPSAAEATTAQPSVAESIDEKLLTLQDLNMEQQAVVQLVMQGHHTYIGGGAGTGKSVLLRVIKQQLVCEGLAVAVTGTTGIASSQIGGCTLHHCLGISPLGEFTRRKDLSSYDVIIIDEVSMLSRELFESLEVHLRRANNLNLPFGGVQMILSGDFLQLGAIHAQPLITSPVFRRNFIQLKLHTLVRQNRDLRFAAQLQQLRRGMVPLDLRKSVRFMSRDQVVAEHQAAAVLRARQQAQLQQVLSTTATESTADPHREAWATSDGADASLRTQSASATTPVTPFPQAGHRDSVAAVVDGAVNLLPTNREVDATNTEQLDRLEGELITYTPQLLPPSLVGSWSPTYVLRICAPQKLNMKTFTLEIQRYLTAFYTHGQRASSQVSRCLSARPASIERGTAAFSSAAAASANFSDGSWLLGPSLNERSIVLYPLFVDALALRVRLPLTMGKEEGQQFLLYLSELDRHLEVIDSGVRVRDVLMHADGMHTEQDEFTLLQYAQHTPVSRPLGLKIGARVMLRTNLAPGLVNGSLGTVVGFRKLQINQLPRYIVGNAQREESILRYADYLQYEQGFDVPLVPVLDFNGRQEVIPPVTHFVGGRSNTHFYSLGIVALPLSLAYAFTVHKVQGLTLVGRVHLELSRMWPCEHLLYVAMSRVRNPEQLSVSSFHPSLVRTAADCLLFDDSLPPVTQARIAPYMVAATWRRSRERRKKVVLMKQLETHVKKRQQKLKSEASKGNIRAEIQLLEEKMLKQRARASAARSKHYNTSSKQGAVADSPTV, from the coding sequence ATGGACGTGACACTGCTCGAGTcgaacacacacataaaGGACCAGCTTGTTGAGGCGCTcgcgccgccagctgcggcCGAGTATGCAGAATGGCTTCGCCAGCAAAGGTACGATGACAGCGTCAGCGACACAGagacggcaacggcagcgctTATGGCATCGGAGCGGTGCATTGACCCTGGGGAAGACACAAGcttgcaggaggcgctgaatGCGGAGCTTTTCGCCGACGTCTCTCGAGCCATCcgcaagcagcagtggtACCGGCCGCATAGTAAGAAGGCGAAGCGTGGCAAGGCCGCCGTTGTCGTGCCTTCTAATCACGCTGAAACAAAGGGAGACCGTTTCACAGATGCAGCGCGCCTGTCAGAGGTGCCTCCCAGCCGCGAGGGCGTGGTGCCGACTCCTGCCGCCCACTCAGCACCTTCCCCGCCACCAGACGAAGGTCCAGATGGCGCCGTtggcggtgcgctgccgtcacccCATCACAAAGCCTCCACTGTCTCATTCAGAGCACCGAGAGGGGATGGCGAGACTGCGCAGACGGTGGGGTCGGACGCACTCGTCTACAACATTTTTACGCGCCGCGTCGCCAAGGCTAGTTCGACGAGCATTCGCTCGCTGGCACTGATGGGTATCGGCGTCGACCAAACCACGCGAGAGCTCTGCGTGACCGACGGCGAGGCACTACGAAATCTAgctggtgcgctgcgtgcccaCCATGTCTCCTGGCCGCAGCTCTGGTCGCGCGGTCCCCTTTATCGCCAGATAGAGCGTCTTCTGAGCGATGCGACGGTGGAGGACCCGGTGGAACGAGTGGCTGGCCTTCTGAAGCTGCAGTACAACCGATCTCATCTGCAGTGGCAAAAGCCTGGCCTTGTCGTATGCGGAGACGCCGCAGGGTCGGTGCAAGCGCCatcggcggcagaggcgacCACCGCACAGCCTAGTGTGGCGGAGAGTATCGATGAGAAGCTCCTGACCCTTCAGGACCTTAACATGGAGCAGCAAGCCGTTGTGCAGCTAGTCATGCAGGGGCATCACACCTAcatcggtggcggcgctggcacggGCAAGTCAGTGCTGCTCCGTGTCATCAAGCAGCAACTTGTCTGTGAAGGCTTAGCTGTGGCTGTGACGGGGACAACTGGCATTGCCAGTTCTCAGATCGGCGGGTGCACGTTGCATCACTGTCTCGGCATCAGCCCCCTTGGCGAGTTCACGCGGCGCAAAGACTTGAGCAGCTACGACGTCATTATCATTGATGAAGTGTCGATGCTGTCACGGGAACTTTTCGAGTCACTGGAGGTGCACTTGCGCCGCGCCAACAACCTCAACCTCCCCTTCGGCGGTGTGCAGATGATATTGAGCGGCGACTTTCTGCAGCTCGGCGCCATCCACGCGCAGCCTCTTATCACGTCTCCTGTCTTCCGTCGCAACTTTATCCAGTTGAAGTTGCACACGCTGGTACGGCAGAACCGAGACCTGCGCTTTGCCGCTCAGCTGCAACAGCTGCGGCGTGGAATGGTGCCACTGGACCTGCGAAAATCGGTGCGGTTCATGTCACGAGAccaggtggtggcagagcatcaggcagcagctgtgctgcgtgcgcgccagcaggctcagctgcagcaggtccTGTCAACCACAGCCACCGAGTCCACCGCagacccacacagagaggcatGGGCGACTTCCGATGGCGCTGATGCGAGCCTTCGGACTCAGTCAGCATCGGCGACCACGCCAGTGACTCCATTTCCACAAGCTGGGCACCGCGACAGCGTGGCTGCGGTTGTGGACGGTGCTGTGAACCTCCTGCCGACAAATCGCGAGGTCGATGCGACAAACACTGAGCAGCTGGACAGACTGGAGGGGGAGCTCATCACGTACACGCCTCAGCTCCTGCCCCCTTCCCTCGTGGGCAGCTGGTCTCCGACCTACGTGCTCCGCATCTGTGCTCCACAGAAGCTGAACATGAAGACGTTCACACTGGAGATACAGCGGTACCTCACCGCGTTCTACACCCACGGCCAACGCGCGTCGTCACAGGTGTCGCGATGCCTGTCAGCGCGGCCGGCGAGTATCGAAAGAGGTACCGCAGCTTTCtcaagcgctgcagcagcgtcggcaaACTTCAGTGACGGCTCGTGGCTTCTGGGCCCCAGCCTCAACGAGCGCAGCATCGTGTTATACCCCCTCTTCGTCGACGCCTTGGCCCTCCGGGTGCGCCTGCCGCTGACCATGggcaaggaagaggggcagcagTTCTTGCTGTACCTCAGTGAGCTAGACCGCCACCTCGAAGTCATCGACAGCGGCGTACGGGTCCGTGACGTCCTCATGCACGCGGACGGGATGCACACAGAGCAGGATGAGTTCACTCTATTGCAGTACGCCCAACACACTCCTGTTTCCCGACCGCTGGGGCTGAAGATCGGCGCTCGTGTGATGCTCCGCACCAACCTTGCCCCAGGGCTCGTGAACGGAAGCCTGGGCACCGTCGTGGGCTTTCGCAAGCTGCAAATCAACCAGCTGCCGCGCTACATTGTTGGCAATGCTCAGCGGGAGGAGTCCATCCTGCGGTACGCCGACTACTTGCAGTACGAGCAAGGCTTTGACGTGCCACTGGTCCCCGTCTTGGACTTCAACGGGCGGCAGGAGGTCATCCCGCCGGTGACACATTTTGTTGGCGGGCGGTCGAATACGCACTTCTACAGCCTGGGGATTGTCGccctgccgctctccttAGCCTACGCCTTCACAGTGCATAAGGTGCAGGGGCTCACCCTGGTGGGTCGCGTGCACCTCGAGCTGTCCCGCATGTGGCCATGCGAGCACCTGCTGTACGTGGCCATGAGTCGCGTGCGCAACCCGGAGCAGCTGtccgtctcctcctttcaCCCCAGCCTGGTGCGTACGGCGGCAGACTGCCTTCTTTTCGATGACAGTCTGCCGCCGGTGACGCAAGCGAGAATCGCACCGTACATGGTGGCGGCAACCTGGCGTCGCTCACGGGAGCGACGCAAGAAGGTGGTACTGATGAAGCAACTCGAGACCCACGTGAAAAAGCGCCAGCAGAAATTGAAGAGTGAGGCGAGCAAAGGCAACATCCGCGCAGAAATTCAGCTcctggaggagaagatgcTGAAGCAGCGGGCAAGAGCGTCGGCAGCGCGCAGCAAGCACTATAACACCTCCAGTAAGCAAGGTGCTGTAGCCGACTCCCCGACAGTCTGA